A stretch of the Panulirus ornatus isolate Po-2019 chromosome 10, ASM3632096v1, whole genome shotgun sequence genome encodes the following:
- the LOC139750887 gene encoding facilitated trehalose transporter Tret1-like: MMKWLAKQGTSGVHDVESDLRTETSGERTERPLGGGGEVLHDRQQEPHEPDKGHNVVRSTAPSDPEKQEWLVKHEEVDDVMKEAPSDEQKQTDDAEGGDNGGKSKAPQQGQEQTDEAEGEESTDKGGTALAVCCAPRPDLMVQDSTPATAPQVLGALTAAATQLGVGCVLGFSGETLPQLTQPGPQAILRDHFHVFLYGSVITLGGAVGSVATAGLQVWLGQRVTLMLALPVALVAWVTLAASFNAGMALAARVVQALALGVIAGPSHNYVAELAHSNLRGVLMASLNASQQLGYLLVYAVAKSGLSWRQMALVCGFLTTVVPFMGFLLLPDSPRWLASRGRLQEAHQSLIFFRGPHYSAHIELSHITDQMKKTRCTARAQLQQMEDPDILSKILLLALLLFAFQFTGNFLVGASLASTLNSLEVGVMPELSVVAVHIIGVLGTIFYLLLVEHVGRRPLLVAAFLTSAAALAMLGSFLYDRTYSLGVANHVWSPFASLATFSFFTNMGVSVLSLLREEILPTSVRSTAVALLFSLFYTGAYVASQTNLTIVTSLGEHGAFWLYSFFNLLLAVVGGLTLPETRGRTLEEITAHHSCRPAPTSTHHSQATQTAGNDGKSVQPTTDHCQSTQPTRDHSKSTQPSHCQSTQPTHDHCKSGKPTGNHCNSAQPAQNYLKFTQHRRKPLKSMQPTRRFTHPSYIHRKSNHPALHHYKSSKPSYNHRRPVQPNHSTQHAHEHGKSSQLTHVISDNTQPINDNYETIQVDDIHRKLTQVAPNHYSAFQPVQDHGRSTHQAHDSVTQASHNHGRSAVHTQDDHMLNQEKIYLSSRRQEKSGQPA, from the exons atgatGAAATGGTTGGCAAAACAAGGGACGTCTGGGGTACACGATGTCGAGAGTGACCTCAGGACTGAAACCTCTGGAGAGAGAACGGAGCGGCCACTCGGCGGAGGTGGTGAAGTGCTCCATGACAGGCAGCAGGAGCCACATGAACCAGACAAAGGTCATAACGTCGTCAGGAGTACAGCGCCCTCAGACCCAGAGAAGCAAGAGTGGTTAGTGAAACATGAAGAAGTAGATGACGTCATGAAGGAGGCGCCCTCGGACGAGCAGAAACAGACAGACGATGCAGAAGGTGGAGATAATGGAGGCAAGAGTAAGGCGCCCCAGCAAGGGCAGGAGCAGACAGACGAAGCAGAAGGCGAGGAGAGCACGGATAAGGGCGGGACGGCTCTTGCTGTGTGCTGTGCACCACGTCCAGACCTGATGGTGCAAGACAGTACACCTGCCACGGCTCCTCAG GTGCTGGGGGCGCTGACGGCGGCGGCGACCCAGCTCGGGGTGGGCTGTGTTTTGGGCTTCTCTGGCGAGACGCTGCCTCAGCTGACCCAACCGGGCCCACAGGCCATCCTCCGGGATCACTTCCACGTCTTCCTCTACG GCAGCGTGATAACCCTGGGAGGAGCGGTGGGGTCTGTGGCGACGGCGGGACTACAGGTGTGGCTGGGTCAGCGGGTGACCCTCATGCTGGCCTTGCCCGTGGCCCTGGTGGCCTGGGTGACGCTGGCCGCTTCATTCAATGCTGGGATGGCCCTGGCCGCCAGGGTGGTCCAGGCCCTGGCCCTGGGCGTCATAGCGGGACCTTCCCACAACTACGTGGCCGAGTTGGCGCACAGCAACCTGCGAGGGGTGCTGATGGCCAGTCTTAACGCCTCACAACAACTGGGTTACCTGCTCGTGTACGCTGTGGCCAAGTCTGGCTTGTCGTGGCGGCAGATGGCGCTCGTGTGCGGCTTCCTCACTACCGTCGTCCCCTTCATGgggttcctcctcctgcctgactcaccccGATGGCTCGCCTCTCGAGGCCGCCTCCAGGAAGCTCACCAGTCCTTGATCTTCTTCAGAGGACCTCACTACAGCGCACACATCGAGCTCTCCCATATTACTGACCAGATGAAGAAAACGAGGTGCACTGCAAGAGCTCAGCTGCAACAAATGGAAGATCCAGATATACTCAGCAAAATTCTCTTACTTGCTCTCTTGCTTTTTGCATTTCAGTTTACCGGGAACTTCCTCGTGGGTGCGTCCCTAGCGTCAACCCTCAACTCGCTTGAGGTTGGTGTGATGCCAGAGCTGAGTGTTGTTGCTGTACATATCATAGGTGTTCTTGGGACAATATTCTATCTGCTTCTGGTTGAACATGTTGGTCGTAGACCCTTGCTCGTAGCTGCATTCCTCACCTCTGCTGCAGCCCTAGCCATGCTAGGCTCCTTCCTCTACGACCGAACCTATTCACTGGGTGTTGCCAATCACGTGTGGTCACCTTTTGCTTCTCTagccacgttttctttctttacaaACATGGGCGTCTCGGTCCTCAGCCTGTTACGTGAGGAGATACTTCCCACATCCGTCCGCTCCACTGCTGTAGCTctgctcttctccctcttctacaCGGGAGCTTATGTAGCAAGCCAGACCAACCTGACCATCGTGACCTCGCTCGGGGAACACGGAGCGTTCTGGTTATACAGCTTCTTCAACCTATTGTTGGCTGTGGTGGGAGGACTCACCCTGCCGGAGACTCGTGGTCGAACACTTGAGGAAATTACcgcccatcactcctgcaggccAGCCccgacctccacccaccacagtcAAGCGACCCAAACTGCCGGCAACGACGGCAAGTCTGTCCAACCCACCACTGACCACTGCCAGTCTACCCAGCCCACCCGTGACCACTCCAAGTCAACCCAACCCTCCCATTGCCAGTCTACCCAGCCCACCCATGACCACTGCAAGTCCGGCAAACCCACAGGTAACCACTGCAACTCTGCCCAACCCGCCCAAAATTACCTCAAGTTCACCCAACATCGTCGCAAACCCCTCAAGTCCATGCAACCCACCCGCAGATTCACTCACCCCTCCTACATCCACCGCAAGTCTAACCATCCTGCCCTTCACCATTACAAGTCATCCAAACCTTCCTACAACCACCGTAGACCTGTCCAACCCAACCACTCGACCCAACACGCCCACGAGCACGGTAAGTCGTCCCAACTCACCCACGTCATCAGTGACAACACCCAACCAATAAATGACAACTATGAGACCATCCAAGTGGACGACATTCACAGAAAGTTAACACAGGTTGCACCTAACCACTACAGTGCCTTCCAGCCCGTCCAAGACCACGGCAGATCTACTCATCAGGCGCACGACAGCGTCACCCAAGCATCACACAACCATGGCAGGTCCGCTGTACACACCCAGGATGATCATATGTTGAATCAGGAAAAAATTTACTTGTCGTCCAGACGCCAGGAGAAGTCTGGCCAGCCAGCGTAG